The Oncorhynchus masou masou isolate Uvic2021 chromosome 31, UVic_Omas_1.1, whole genome shotgun sequence genome includes a region encoding these proteins:
- the LOC135523416 gene encoding serine/arginine-rich splicing factor 2-like, with protein MSYGRPPPDVEGMTSLKVDNLTYRTSPETLRRVFEKYGRVGDVYIPRDRYTKESRGFAFVRFHDNRDAEDAMDAMDGALLDGRELRVQMARYGRPPDSHFGRRGGGGPPRRHGGYGRRSRSRSASPRRRRRSRSRSRSRGRDYSRSRSRSYSRSRSKSRTPRKSKSPSRSRSRGASRSRSRSPASNKGSKSRSRSKSRPKSPEDNGTDS; from the exons ATGAGCTACGGAAGGCCCCCGCCCGATGTCGAGGGTATGACCTCGCTCAAAGTGGACAATCTCACCTACCGAACTTCTCCTGAGACACTACGACGAGTTTTCGAGAAGTACGGCCGGGTGGGAGACGTGTACATCCCCCGCGATCGGTACACCAAGGAGAGCCGCGGGTTCGCTTTCGTGCGGTTCCACGATAACCGCGACGCTGAAGACGCGATGGACGCCATGGACGGGGCCTTGCTTGACGGGCGGGAACTGCGAGTCCAGATGGCGCGCTATGGCCGTCCACCAGACTCTCACTTCGGGCGCCGAGGCGGCGGTGGACCTCCAAGGAGGCACGGAGGCTATGGTCGCAGGAGCAGGAG tcGTTCCGCCAGCCCCCGTCGACGCAGACGCAGTCGTTCCCGGAGCCGTTCCCGTGGCCGTGACTACAGCCGCTCCCGGTCTCGTTCCTACTCTAGGTCCCGTTCCAAGTCCCGCACCCCCCGCAAGAGCAAGTCCCCATCTCGATCGAGGTCCCGCGGTGCTTCCAGGTCCCGCTCCCGCAGCCCGGCTTCCAACAAAGGCTCCAAATCCAGGTCGCGGTCCAAGAGCAGGCCCAAGTCCCCCGAGGACAACGGAACCGACTCTTAG